Below is a window of Cytophagaceae bacterium DNA.
CTGAACTGATATCCTCAGTTTTGATGTTTTCAAATCTCACAAAATCCTGTGTGGGATTAGGATAAAAAACCGCCAATGCTTTTCCGTCAAAATTCACATTGATCATTTTTGAGTAATCCTCAGTGCCATCCTTGTCAACCATTTTAAGCCTGTAATAATTATTCCCGGCAAAAGGTTTTTCGTCAATAAAACTGTATTCATTTTTTTTAGATTCAAATCCTGCACTTTCTATTCTGCCAATACTTTCAAAACCTCTTGCGTCTTTACTTTTTTGAACCACAAAATGAGAGAAATTGGTCTCTGAGGCGGTGGACCAAAGGATGGAGATGGATGCGGGTTTATTTTGGGTTGTAAAATTGGTTAAATTGACAGGCAATGGAACTGACCCAGTAACTGATAATGATTTCAATCTTAAATGTCCTCCTGAAGCAGTTCCATTATAACCATAAATTTTAAAGACAATCGGTGCTCCATTATTTATAAAATTAATTGGTATTGAAAAAGGAGTATCTGTTGTTCCAGATAAAGAATTTACCGCAGTAAAAACTTCAGCGTCTCCACTATTTTGATAAGATACTACAATATTTGCAGGTCCAGTGGCTGTTCTTTGCAAAGTCATTTCAAAATTTGTCACATTTAATTGATGGGTAATGGATGGGGTAAAAGTAAAAGTTAGAAATTTCAAATTATCTAGAGTCGTTGTAAGCCCCCAAGAACTACTATTTAATGTATTAGCAGTTGGGCCAGAAGCTGCTGGAACCCCTAAGGACCCTGATCTTGTTAAAACCGTAGAACTTGAATTTGATGCTACAGAACCCACCGGAACAGAAGATTCATTACCTAACATTCCAGCAAAATTGTATGACAAAATTGTTTGTGAATAACAATTTCTCCCAATAATTAAAAATAATAGAAGTAAACTTTTTTTCATAATCTGTTTTACTTTAAGGTAATTAAAGGTAATAAATTTAAATATTATTTAAAAAAAATTAATCACATCCACCATTTTGAGCTTTAAAAACAACACCTTTTTCTGCAATAAACCCAGGTTTGAGCTCAATACTTGGTGCAAAATACTGAATATTAGACGAATTACCAATGATATTAGTCACAACAATTTTACCATCTACTTTTGAAGCAAAAACATCTCCTATTTGATTTAAATAATCATCTGTTGGGCTTTCAAGAGTAATTAAATTAGAACAAGGTGACAAAACAGGCCTTATATAATACTCAAATTGTGAAATTGTAGCATAATGATCCGAAGTTGTTGAACCATAATTAGCAATGATTGGCCTGTAACTTGTTACTGAGTTTGTCTTATATTTAAATCCGGAATGTTTATTCATAAATTCATCAGACAAAATTTGATGATCTATATAATCAGAAAAGGTTCCGGTACTAGCACATCCAATTGCACTAAAAACATCGGTAATAGGAAACCAAAAAGGATTGGGCCTCACACTATTTAAAAGTGTGTCTGAAGGATTTTGGTGTAAAAATGGAGCGTAGGTACTGGCATGACCACCCACATAGATTGATTGATCCAAATCGTCATTCAAATCTCCCAACACCATTGTTTTGCGTGAAGGATACTGGGCTTGAAGCGTATCATATAATACTTTTACGTCAAACTTCCTTCTTTCATAATCTTCTGCTGCTGAGCCTGATTTCGCATGTAAACCGACAAATAATATTGTGTCCTTTTTGCCGCCTATATCTATCCCTGCCATAAATTGAAAAGGTAATCTTCCAGAACCCCAAAACTGCGATTTTCTTCCGGTTGGAGGGTAAGACGCCAATGCCATGGAATCAAGCATGGGTCTGGAAAATATTTTACTAACAATTTCTTTTTTGTAAATTACACAAACTCTTTGACCAAAAGGATCGGGAGCGTCGATATAAGAATAAGAATAAGCTGAAGAACATTCGCCGGTGTAGGTATTGGCTCCATGAGCTGTATTTAAGCCTTCAATCAATTTGCCGAAAGATGTAGTATTGTCTTCTGGATCAGCAGCATTATAACTACATATTTCCTGCAACATATATACATCGGCGTGAGCATTATTTAAAACTGTGATGCAATTATTTAATTGTAATGCTTCATTGGTAGGCCCAAAACCTGTATTTCCCAACCATTCCAAATTCCAATTGAAAATATCAAGCTTATCCGGGGCCTCGGTATAACTGGTTACTCCACATCCCCCGCTTGGCAAACAAGGAACTGAACTTTCCTGAAAATCACTTAAATATCTCGGGAAAATTTGAGTCTTATTTGCACTACCTGTTGCATTTACAAATCTACCAATCACCCCGACTATGTCTTGCGTGATATTTGGTATGCCGGCTCCAATGATGGAAACCGCCCCTGCATCGATTCTTATCTCTGAAAATCCCTGAGCATTACAGGCACTCAAATTGTAATTGGTGCCTGAAATAAATGTACCGTAGTTTAATACATTTATGCTCTTTATTTTTACTAATTTCCCTTCATTAATATTCAAAAACGCAGTCAAAGTGGTGTCAGTAGGTGGATTGTTTGTATCAAATTCCATAGGGGAATCCACAACGCCTCCGGCAATTTTATCAAAACAAGTTGTGGAAACGATTTCCGCTTCGCCATTAAACCTGGTCGGTATTCCGGTTAAACTAACCCAATCGCCCAATTTTAGTGAATTTGTTGATACAATATTGGATTGAAATATCGCAATTCCGCCTGTTGAATCTTGTAAATAGAATTTATTTGAACCAAAAACACCTGTCACTTTTCCTTTAATTGTGTATGGAACTAGACCAGTATAACTGGATTGGATAGGGATTGTCCGTCTAACTGAATCAATATCGATAGGTGTTCCACAAAACAATCCGTCAGAAACTCTGCCATCTAACTTAATATTCAAATTAGTAGCTCCTCCCCCATCGTGAACAATATTAAAACCAGTGCCACCATAAACTCCAACGTTTAAATTTGATTTTAATCTGGTAAAAATTTGAGTTTGTGTCAATGAATTATCAGCATAAGCCAAAGTGAGGGTATCGCCAAAACCTGAACTTTCATTTAACGATATTTCAAAATTTGCCGGTGCTTTTAGCCCGATATTTCCGGTTGCAGGTGTTAAATTAATACCCGTTAATGCATAATTATTTGGAACCGAAGGACCATTATTAACCAAATAATTGATATCTGAAATAGTTCTTTTGGTAGTAAGCAATGTTGGAGAAGTATTAGCTTCGCCGATGAGCTTTACATCATCTATTAGCCAAAGTTCAAAAGTTGAATTGTTTTTTATGGAAATTCTGAAATAAAGGTTAGGGACTGAGGGTAAATCGGTTAAGACAATTGAAGAGTGACCATTCGCAATCAAACCGCCACCAGAGGCTGTAAAGGAACCAAAATTGCCGGCACCGCTATAAAATCTTGAAGCAACACCTGTTGCATCAAATTTCCAGCAAGCATTATTTGATGTAGCATGACCTTTAACCTCAATTTCCTTGTAATAGTTAATACCATCAACACTGCATAAAACTTCGAAAACATCGGATGATTCGATACCATTGGTAGATGTCGTGGTTGAATAAGAAGCCAATTTGAGGTTAAATTCTATGTTTTTTTGATACAGGGTATTTACAGGGCTTAAATCAAAAATTAAAGTACCATTGTTGACTCCGAAACTCTGTAAACCAGAATTAAAAAGATTCGCTGAGGCAGGCCTTCCTGAGGATGAATTTTGTCCACTTTGAATACTTCCACCGGTTCCGGAAACTGTATAATTCCATGCGGGACTAGCAGGTGCAGCCTCAAAATCTTGTTGAGAGATAATGGTTTGGGAAAAAACAGAATATAAAGAAAATACAAATCCAAAAAGGGTAAGTAAAGTTTTTTTCATTGACGAAGAAGTATATTTTTCAGAGAACTTGTTAAGTTCCACAAACTTAAAAAAAAGACGTGGAAACTTTTAGGTTTCAGTATTAAATAATAGTAAAATTTTTATACAAATGTTAGAAAAACAGGTAAGTAAATTTGTTGCTTTAAAAAATTCCATTTTAACGGCAACAAATTCATTTAAAAAAATTAAATTATAACAATTATAAATCAATTCTGCCCTAAAGGAATCCTAAACCTTGGTTTTTCAATGGCTTCGGGTTTAAACTGGCCAAACCAATGATTGATTTCGTCAAAAACAGTCAGGTTGATCGCATAAATCACAAACTGTCCTTTCTTTTTTGAACTAACCAGGTCGGCTTGTCTCAACAGATCCAAATGATGCGAAATGCTGGGTTTCGACATATTAAATCGCTCTGAAATCTCTCCTGCCGACATTTCTCCCAATCTCAAAATCTCAAGTATTTCCCTACGAGTAGAATCATTCAGAGCCTTGAAATATTTATCCATAAATAAAATTTTTAATTTGTTTATTTCTACAAATAACTAAATAAATATTTAAAAATAAAAAAAATACCACTTTTTTTTCCTACATAAACTCAAAACAACATTTCAAGCTTAATAAATTGGTATATTTGTATTTTGGAATGCCTGTTTACACAGTTGGCAGTTTTTGAAATTTTTTATAATTCGTTTTAAATGAAAGTCCTGAAATTTGGAGGCACTTCGGTAGGCTCAATAGAAAGTATTCAAAAGGTAATTGAAATCATAAATCATAACCTAAAAAACAATGAATCAATTGCTGTGGTTTATTCGGCAATGGGCGGAGTAACCAATAAATTGATTGAATCCGGCCAAATGGCAGCCAAAAATGATACACAATATTTAGAAATTCTTAAAAATATTGAAGAACGCCATATCCATGCTATCAGGGCATTAGTTGACGTAAAATCTCAATCCTCCATTATTGCCAGAATCAAAGGTTTATTTAATGAACTGGAAGACCTTTTGAAAGGAATCACTTATCTGAGAGAAATCAGTAATCGCACACTCGATCTCCTGGTAAGTTTTGGGGAGAGGCTTTCTACACAGATTATTGCATACACCTTACAGTCGCAAGGTATTGATTCTGAATACATTGACGCAAGAGAGATTATCAAAACCAATAGTAATTATGGTTATGCTGAGGTTGATTTTCCTAAAACTGATGCATTGATTAAATCAAGAATTTCAGAAAATAAAAAAGTATATTGTGTTACCGGTTTTATCGGGTCAAATGACGAAGAAATCACGACTACCCTTGGCCGTGGTGGATCTGATTATACCGGTTCTATTCTGGGAGCTGCTTTGGAAGCATCGGTTATTGAAATTTGGACCGACGTCAACGGCATGATGACCGCTGACCCCAGAAAAGTAAAAAATGCATTTTCTATTCCCGAAATTTCATATTCTGAGGCAATGGAACTGTCGCATTTCGGTGCAAAAGTTATTTACCCGCCCAGTTTGGTACCTGCCTTTCAAAAAGATATTCCAATTAAAATCCTGAATACTTTTCAACCGGAACATATTGGAACAACGATTGGCAGACATTACGTACAAAGAAATCATTCTATCACTGGAATTTCGTCCATTGACGACATCTCATTGGTAAATCTTCAGGGTAATGGTATGATAGGAGTTGCGGGTGTTTCTGCGAAGCTTTTTGGTATTTTGGCTGAAAATAAAATCTCCGTTATTCTGATTTCCCAGGCTTCTTCTGAGCATTCAATATGTTTTGCAATCGATCCAAAATCTTCTGAAAAAGTACAGGAAATACTGGAGCAAGGATTTAAAACTGAAATCCATAATGGTGATATTGAGAATATTAACATCCAGCAAAATCTATCGATAATTGCGGTTGTAGGTGAGGGCATGAAATCCACTTCTGGTACTTCCGGAAAACTGTTTTCTGTTTTAGGTAAAAACGGGATCAACGTTGTGGCCACTGCACAGGGTTCTTCCGAGCTCAACATCTCAGTAGTAATCAGAAAAAAAGATATCAGTAAAGCTCTCAATGCTATTCACGAAACTTTTTTTGAGGTTGACGGATTCACCCTGCATCTGTTTTTACTGGGCCCAAGTGGATTAATTGGAAATACGCTTTTAAAACAGATTTCCCAGCAAGCCAAATATTTGAAATCAGAAAAAAATCTGAATCTAAAACTTACCGGTATTGCCAACACTAAAAAAATGCTTCTAAATCCTAATGGGATAAAAATAAACCATTGGGAAAAAAGTCTGGATACCGAAGGCGAAATGGTAAATTTAAGTGAGTTTATCGCGGATATACAGGCAATCAACCTTGCAAACAGTGTTTTTATCGATTGTAGTGCCGACAAAGACATCGTCCAATATTATTATCCTTTGCTAGACAGCAGCATTTCAGTGGTCACACCCAATAAAGTTGCCAATTCAGGGCCATATTCACAATATCAGGCTTTGCAAAATATTGCAAAAAAACGAAATGTGAAATTTCTTTATGAAACCAACGTAGGTGCAGGTTTGCCTTTGATAAATACTCTTCAGGGACTGATAAACAGTGGTGACAGAATACATAAAATAGAAGCCGTATTGAGTGGCACTCTTTCCTATATTTTCAATACGTTTTCACCCGAAAAAAGTTTTGTTGAGGTAGTGAAAGAAGCAAAAGCTAAAGGTTATACCGAGCCTGACCCACGGGATGACCTCAATGGGACGGATGTTGCCAGAAAAATTCTGATTTTAGCAAGGGAATGTGGCTTTCCGCTTGAATTTGAGGAAGTAGTTATTAATCCTCTTTTGAGTAAGGAAGCCTTGAATGCCAAAAATGTGGAAGCTTTTTATGACCAATTGGAAAAGGAAAATGAACAATACGCCCAAAAAGTAAATGAAGCAAGTAAAAAAGGCGAAGTACTGAGATTTATTGCCAAACTCGAAAATGGCAAAGCGAGTATCGGCCTTACTTCTGTTGGTAAAAGCCATCCATTTTTCAATTTAGCCGGCTCTGAAAATATAGTATCATTTACCACAGAAAGGTATTTCAACAACCCATTGGTCGTAAAAGGCCCGGGTGCAGGAGCAGAAGTAACTGCTATGGGAGTTTTCGCAGATATAATAAGTTTAAGTAGTTTTTTAGCATAAAATAAGTGGATACAATTAGAGTTTTCGCCCCTGCAACGGTAGCCAATGTGGCTTGTGGATTTGATATTTTTGGCTTGGCGGTAGATAATCCCGGCGATGAAGTCATCGTAAAAAAACGCAATGATAACCAAATCGTGATTCAGGAAATCACGGGTGACAATGGAAAACTCACTTTTGACCCTAATAAAAACACTGTAACTGTACCTATTATCAAGTATCTGGAGCACCTCAACAAAAACACAGGTTTTGATGTGATATTACACAAAAAAATGCCTTTGGGTAGTGGCCTCGGAAGTAGCTCAGCGAGCTCAGTGGCAGGTGTTTTTGCGGTAAACCAACTCCTCAATCAACCTATTCCAACTAGAGAACTGCTTCAGTTTGCGATGGAAGGGGAAAGAATTGCCTGTGGCTCAGCACACGCTGACAACGTGGCTCCTGCCCTGATGGGTGGTTTTGTGGTTATCAGATCATACTCTCCACTTGATTTTTTCAATGTAAGCACACCTGAGGAATTATTTGTCACTATTGTACATCCTGATATTGAAGTCAATACCAAAGATGCCAGATACATCCTCAAAAATGAGGTATCTTTGAAGAAAGCAATTTCGCAAATGGGAAATGTGGCCGGAATGATAGCTGGTTTAATTTCAGGTGATTATAGTTTAATTTCGCGTTCGATGGTTGATCTAATTATTGAACCGGTTCGTTCAATTTTGATCCCTCAATTTTTTGAAGTAAAAATGGCTGCCATTGAAGCAGGGGCACTTGGATGCAGCATTTCGGGTGCTGGCCCATCAATATTTGCTTTTTCAAAAGGCAGAGAAACCGCAGAAAAAGTGGCAATTGCTATGGCTAAAGAATTTCAGAAAGTGGAAATAAAAACCAATGTGTTTGTTTCTCCCATCAACACCATAGGACCAAAGATTTTAGATTAAGACTAGTTTTTTATGAAAGCTAAAAACATAAATGAGATTTTCAGATCAGCCATTGCTGATTACCATCTCACTGACCATGTGGATGCCAGTATGCCACAGAGATTTGAAAATGAGAAATTTTCTACACTTTTATATTTAAAAAATTGGATTGACACAGTTCAATGGCACCTGGAGGACATCATCAGAGATCCCGAAAATGACCCTAAATATCTGGTAGAAATAAAAAGAAGGATTGATGCCTCCAACCAACATCGGACTGACACTGTTGAGCAAATTGATGAATACCTTTTTGAGCAATTGAAAGAAACAAAAACTGATTCTGCCGCAAAAATGAACTCCGAAACGCCAGCCTGGCTATTGGATCGCATGTCGATTTTACAGTTAAAAATCTATCATTTTGAAGATCAGTTAAAAAGAAATGACCTGAATGATGAATTGAGAAAATCAGTTAGTCATAAGCTTTCTGTATTGAAAATTCAGGAAGGCGACCTGGAAACCTGTTTTGATGAATTGATGGAAGATTTGAAATCAGGAAAAAAATACATGAAATTGTACAAACAGATGAAAATGTACAATGACCCCAATCTCAATCCGGTATTTTATAATAAAAAATGAAACCGCCTAAAAACATCTTGGTTTTCAGGTTTTCGGCTATGGGCGATGTAGCCTTGACCTTGGTGGCATTTAAAATCTTACTCGAAAAATATCCCCAAACACAAATTAACTTAGTCACAAGATCAAAATTTTCTGTTTTTTTCGAAAATCAAAAAGGTATTTCTGTGATATCGGTTGACTTCGAAAATTATAAGGGAATATTCGGACTTTATAATTTATACAAACATCTAAAAACTTTTAGTCCGGAGATTGTTTTTGATTTACACCAAAATATCCGTACTTTTTTTTTGAAAGTTTTTTTTCGTTTTTCCGGTATAAAATCTTTCACGATGGACAAAGGAAGACAAGAAAAACGTGCTTTAATTTCAAACAAAATATTCAAAAAATTACCACACACAGTTCAAAGATACTTAGATACATTTTCTAAAAGTGCTCATTTTGAAAACTTGATTTTTGATAATAAAAAAACACAAGTATTTGATTTTCAGGCAAAAAACTACCCTGAGGTAAATGAATTCTTACAAAATTTTTCAGAAAAAAAACTAATAGGAATTGCCCCTTTTGCCCAGCACAAGGGAAAAATTTGGCCAATTGAAAACTATCGTATCCTTTGTGAAAATATTAAATCATCTTTTCCTGATTCGGAAATACTAATATTCGGTGGGGGGAAAAAGGAAAATGAACTAATTGATTCAAACTTGTCAAAAAGTGGAAATAATATGGTAGGTAGATTTTCATTAATTGAAGAGATTTACCTTATTTCCAATCTTAAATTGATGATAACAGGCGACAGTTCCAACATGCATTTTGCGGCTATGGCGGGCATTCCTGTAATCAGTATTTGGGGTGCCACACATCATTTCGCAGGATTTGGTCCGATTTTTCAACCAGAAGAAAACTTAGTAGAAATACCCAAAGAAGAACTAACCTGCAGACCTTGCTCAGTATATGGGAACAAGCCCTGCCAAAGAGGCGATTACGCCTGTTTAAATTGGATTACCCCTGAGATGGTTCTTGAAAAATCAAAAAAAATTATTGAATTAAATCAGAATCATCCTTAATTAACCCAAAAAGCTCTCTGTTTGACTTATTTGGATATATTTTTAATTTCAGGCAATTCTTCTTTTACAGGCAAAGCCAATATTTCCTCAGCAAATTTAGGAAGATCCATACCTCCAAAAGTACCAGAAGACATCATTAAAAGATTGGAGTGGAACCAGTTTTGTCCTTTTAAGAAATTCACCAAATCTTCCTGTTTTGTAAAAACTTTCAGGTCTTCTCTCCCAAAATATTTCCTGATATCATCAATCGACAATTCCGGCATTTTTTTCATTTCCAAAGTATGAGGAGAGAAAAATACAACTGCCACATCGGCATCGTCTAATTTTTGAGAATATTGAGGTAAAAAGTCTTTATTGAGACTGGAATATGTATGCAATTCATAACAGGCAATCAACCTTCGGTTATCAAAAAGCTCTTTGGTGGCATTGGTGGTGGCACCAACTTTACTTGGAGCATGAGCAAAATCCCGGTAAATTATAGTATTATTATTTGAACCCAGTGTTTCTAACCGTTTGGCCGCACCTTTAAAACTCTTAATAGCCTCATAAAACATCTCTTCTGTAATTCCGATTTGATCCAATATGATTTTTGCCCCCTGAAGGTTTTTCATATTGTGTTCTCCGAAAATAAACAGCGGAACATCTCCACCAGCTGTTTCCAGATGAACCCTGCCATTTACAACTTTGTATGGATGCTTTTCGTATGGGAATTTTAAAATACCATCATGCTCTTTTTCACAGACCTCTTTTAAAACTTTGTCAGTTTTATCATATAACAAAACGCCTGACTTTTCCATACCATTGATGAGGTCTTCAAAGGCTTTAACATAACTTTCAAAAGTAGGAAATACATTGAAATGATCCCATGCAACGCCACTAATAAGCGTAATATGTGGGTGATAAAATAAAAACTTAGATTTCATTTCAATGGCCGAAGACAGATATTCATCCCCCTCAATTACAATTACTGGGGCGTCTTCTGTCAGCTTTACCATCAGGTCAAAGCCCTCAATCTGAGCTCCGACCAAATAGTCAAAATTACGTTTATGAAAGGCCAAAACATGCAAAATAATACTCGTAATGGAGGTCTTTCCGTGGCTACCGGCTATTACAATTCTCTGTTTATTTTTGGACTGTTCATAAATATATTCAGGAAAAGAATAAACTTTTAAGCCTAATTCAGTGGCTCTTAAAAGCTCCGGATTGTCTTTTCTGGCATGCATACCCAGAATTATGGCTTCCAGATCTGAATTTATTTTCTCAGGAAACCAACCAAACTTTTCTGGCAAAATTCCGGCCTTTTCAAGTCTTGATTTTGCAGGTTCATAGATTTCATCATCCGAACCACTTACCTGATAGCCTTTTGAGGCCAATGCCAAAGCCAGGTTGTGCATTACGGCACCACCTACCGCAATAAAATGTATTTTTCCGAGCTTATCTGCCATATTTTTTAATAAATAATGCTATTTCTTCTCAATAAAACAATTATTGTTATTCTATGAAAAGCTTATTTGCAAAGTTCTAAAAATTATGTCAATTTTGCACGAAATTTTTCCAAAAGCCTGAGTGCTGTATTCAAAATAAATGAAAAGATACATCGATTTGATTCAACAAACATTTGAATTCCCTACCCGCGAATTCGGTGTTGACCAATCAAACAACTTACTGTTTAATAATGTACCCTTGATGGATGTCATCAAAAGATACGGTACTCCATTGAGAATCACATACTTACCAAAAATTGGTGAACATATTGAGCACTCAAAGGTTCTTTTCAAAAATGCGATGAAAAAATACAATTACAAGGGTAGTTATACTTATTGTTATTGTACCAAATCCTCACATTTCAAGTTTATTTTGGAAACCGCCCTAAAGTACAACATACATTTAGAGACTTCCTCGGCATTTGATATGCCTTTGTTAAAGACCCTTTACAAAGAAGGAAAAGTTTCGAAAGACACCTTTATTATCTGTAACGGGCACAAAATGCCGCAGTATTTGGAATATATCACAGAGTTTTTAAACGACGGATTTACCAATTGTACTCCGGTATTGGACAATCTGGGTGAAATTGACTACTATCTTGAAAATGTAAAAGCTGAAAATGTAAATCTGGGTATAAGAATTGCTACTGATGAAGAGCCCACCTTTTCATTTTATACTTCCAGATTGGGAATCAGATATAAAGATGTTGATGACCTTTACAATGAAAAAATCAAACCAAATCCAAGGTTTAAGCTCAAAATGCTACATTTTTTCATTAATTCTGGAATAAAAGATACCGCATACTATTGGTCGGAGCTTACAAGGTTTATGTTTAAATATTGTGAACTCAAAAAAATATGCCCTGAACTTGACTCCATTGACATCGGTGGCGGTATGCCTATTCAGACTTCGATTGTCTATAATTTTGATTACCAGGCAATGGTAGATGAAATTATTGAAAATATTCAGTGGATTTGCCATAAAAACAATGTACCGGTACCTAACATTCTTACTGAATTTGGAAGCTATACAGTAGGCGAAAGTGGGGCCATTTTGTATAAAATCATCGATCAGAAACAACAAAATGATCGCGAGCTTTGGTATATGATTGACGGCTCGTTTATCACTCAATTGCCTGATTCATGGGGAATTGGCCAAAAATACATCATGCTTCCGGTAAATAATTGGGATGCACCTTATACCAAAGTTAACCTGGGTGGATTGACCTGTGACTCTGCGGATTATTATAACACAGAGTCACATTCTGAAGACCTTTATATGCCAATGGTTGACGACAATAATACGGAAGAGGAGCAATATATTGGTTTCTTCCATACGGGTGCTTATCAGGAGTCTCTGGGTGGCTATGGAGGTATTCAGCATTGTTTGATTCCGGCCCCAAAACATGTTTTGATTGATTATGATGAAAATGGAAATCTTTGTACCGAACTTTTTGCTCCTGAACAAAAAGCTGACACCATGTTGAAAATTCTGGGTTACAAGACTGAAAGAGCAAAACCAGAGCCTCTGACATCTTCAGAGTTGAATCATTAATTTAGGCATAAAAATTGTACTGTTGAAAATATACTATTAGGATATTTAAAACGTTAAAACCAGAAAAAAATCGATGAAAACAAAAATTGCACTTATAGCCTTTTGTTCGATGGTGCTTTTCGCTTCATGCAAAAAACAACCTTGCCCCGCTTACGGTAAAAATACCAAAGAGCTTAAAACCGCCATAAAACATACTGTATAAGGTAAAACCGATTTCTTAAAGGTTTATTAATACTCTGCTTTTGAATCAATAATAATATTAGGTTTCTATATTATTTATTGAAAATTGTTATTTTTAAAGAATTTTAATCTTTAAAAATTGGAAAAAAAGTAAAAATCCCTGTTATTGCAATTCAATAGGATTTTATTAATGGCCAACATCATCAAACTTAAGTCTGTAGAAAGTCAGGATGGAATACTCTCGGTGTTTGAGCATTTGATGCCCGGGCATATAGAAAGAGTGTATTTTATTTATGGGGTGCCCGAATTCAGGATTCGTGGCGGTCACAGGCATCATACCACCTGGCAGGGTTTAGTTTGTCTCCACGGCTCATGTAAAGTTTATGTTCAGGAAAGTTATCATTCCGATGAGACCTTTAATTTAGACGATCCACAAAAATGCCTTCTTCTCAGACCAAATGACTGGCATCAAATGTATGACTTCTCAGATGATTGTATTCTTTTAGTTATGGCGAATAAAAATTACGACCCTAAAGATTATATTGATGAAGCCTACAAACAGGAAAAAATCATAACTTTGAGTGACGTTTTTAATTCACTTTAATGAATATTCCTTTTTTTCCTTTAAAAAAACTCAATGAACCGTACCATTCCGAATTCAAAGAAATTTTTGAAGAGTTTCTGGATTCAGGATATTATATACTTGGCGAAGGGGTTAAGTCATTTGAATCTGAATTTGCCAACTATTGTAATGCGAAACATGC
It encodes the following:
- a CDS encoding FdtA/QdtA family cupin domain-containing protein, with protein sequence MANIIKLKSVESQDGILSVFEHLMPGHIERVYFIYGVPEFRIRGGHRHHTTWQGLVCLHGSCKVYVQESYHSDETFNLDDPQKCLLLRPNDWHQMYDFSDDCILLVMANKNYDPKDYIDEAYKQEKIITLSDVFNSL
- a CDS encoding peptidoglycan synthetase, yielding MADKLGKIHFIAVGGAVMHNLALALASKGYQVSGSDDEIYEPAKSRLEKAGILPEKFGWFPEKINSDLEAIILGMHARKDNPELLRATELGLKVYSFPEYIYEQSKNKQRIVIAGSHGKTSITSIILHVLAFHKRNFDYLVGAQIEGFDLMVKLTEDAPVIVIEGDEYLSSAIEMKSKFLFYHPHITLISGVAWDHFNVFPTFESYVKAFEDLINGMEKSGVLLYDKTDKVLKEVCEKEHDGILKFPYEKHPYKVVNGRVHLETAGGDVPLFIFGEHNMKNLQGAKIILDQIGITEEMFYEAIKSFKGAAKRLETLGSNNNTIIYRDFAHAPSKVGATTNATKELFDNRRLIACYELHTYSSLNKDFLPQYSQKLDDADVAVVFFSPHTLEMKKMPELSIDDIRKYFGREDLKVFTKQEDLVNFLKGQNWFHSNLLMMSSGTFGGMDLPKFAEEILALPVKEELPEIKNISK
- a CDS encoding arginine decarboxylase, producing the protein MKRYIDLIQQTFEFPTREFGVDQSNNLLFNNVPLMDVIKRYGTPLRITYLPKIGEHIEHSKVLFKNAMKKYNYKGSYTYCYCTKSSHFKFILETALKYNIHLETSSAFDMPLLKTLYKEGKVSKDTFIICNGHKMPQYLEYITEFLNDGFTNCTPVLDNLGEIDYYLENVKAENVNLGIRIATDEEPTFSFYTSRLGIRYKDVDDLYNEKIKPNPRFKLKMLHFFINSGIKDTAYYWSELTRFMFKYCELKKICPELDSIDIGGGMPIQTSIVYNFDYQAMVDEIIENIQWICHKNNVPVPNILTEFGSYTVGESGAILYKIIDQKQQNDRELWYMIDGSFITQLPDSWGIGQKYIMLPVNNWDAPYTKVNLGGLTCDSADYYNTESHSEDLYMPMVDDNNTEEEQYIGFFHTGAYQESLGGYGGIQHCLIPAPKHVLIDYDENGNLCTELFAPEQKADTMLKILGYKTERAKPEPLTSSELNH